From the genome of Anopheles moucheti chromosome 3, idAnoMoucSN_F20_07, whole genome shotgun sequence, one region includes:
- the LOC128304027 gene encoding phosphatidylinositol N-acetylglucosaminyltransferase subunit C, giving the protein MATSSISRKPWKKNLYENADYADNYTDPSFLKDMQTNRNLKTYSPMEAFAGATRLSQQISVVTVFLVIFHHLYLERIGAKVLFAQSAVGTILGYFVYAGREIQLAKFVEDSKTAAAVLVFGFIFSPLLHTLTNSISTDTIFSMTFFVLVLHLIFFDYGVSAAFVSKAISLNAAIFGSICLASRLSSALHAFVLLEVAAVFFALGPFLVQKLYSVQFLVLSIAVCCYFLQSISHIILYTYISTLAFVNLFCPWLFVRLQRYKNNINGPWDEAIVVEESAS; this is encoded by the coding sequence ATGGCAACTTCCTCGATCAGCCGCAAACCATGGAAGAAAAACTTATACGAAAACGCCGATTACGCGGACAATTATACGGATCCGTCGTTCCTGAAGGATATGCAAACGAACCGGAATCTGAAAACTTACTCGCCCATGGAAGCATTCGCCGGTGCTACAAGACTCAGTCAGCAGATCTCGGTGGTGACGGTATTTCTGgtcattttccaccatctgTACCTAGAACGTATTGGAGCGAAGGTGCTCTTTGCTCAATCGGCTGTCGGAACTATCCTGGGATACTTTGTCTACGCTGGGCGTGAAATACAGCTGGCCAAGTTTGTGGAAGACTcgaaaacagcagcagcagtactcGTGTTTGGATTCATCTTTTCACCACTGCTCCATACGCTcaccaacagcatcagcacGGACACAATCTTCTCGATGACGTTCTTCGTGCTGGTGCTACATTTAATCTTCTTCGATTACGGTGTATCGGCGGCCTTCGTTTCTAAGGCAATCTCGCTAAACGCTGCCATTTTCGGTTCCATATGTCTAGCCTCACGGCTATCCTCCGCACTGCACGCGTTCGTTCTGCTCGAAGTGGCCGCCGTATTTTTCGCGCTAGGTCCATTTTTGGTGCAGAAATTGTATAGCGTGCAATTCCTGGTGCTTTCCATAGCAGTGTGCTGCTATTTCCTACAATCTATCTCCCATATTATTCTGTACACGTACATCAGCACGTTAGCGTTTGTAAATCTGTTCTGTCCGTGGCTTTTTGTGCGGTTACAAAGgtacaaaaacaacattaatggTCCATGGGATGAAGCCATAGTTGTAGAGGAATCTGCATCTTAG